Part of the Niallia alba genome is shown below.
GTTCTAGCGGACGATTTTCTACTTCCTTTTGTTTATTGTGCGTCTGTTGTTTTGCAACTTTTAGATCGTTCCATACTTTATCTATATCTACTTGATAATTAGTAGAAATATTGTTAAGGATTTTATTTAGTTGCTCTTCTGATAAATTATTAGATTGATAGATTATTTTTGCTTCTTGAGGTTGAATAGATGCTGCTTCTGCTTTATTTGCAAGCGGTGTTGCCAGCATTAATGTTGATGCTGCTGCTACTGAAAAAATTACATTTTTCTTTTTCATCGGTTATTTCCTCCTTGGTTATCCAAATCGAAAAATTAATAGATTTTGTTGTTTTCGACTTACAACAACATCATATCATACGATTTTTGTCATAATTTTGGATAAAAAATACAGATGAAAAATAATGTTGCGGAATAAATTAATAGATAAAAAGAAAATAGAATAGATTAATAGGTAGATCAACAAATATCTGTTGTTTATTTGGTTATAAATAAAGATGGATAAAAAAAACAATAATTGATTTTTTTTCTTCATCCTCCGTATTTTGGTCAAAAAAAATAGTTGACATATTTTTTTGACCAGCTCCAAAATAACATTAAAGACAAAAGGTTTACAAAAATGTAGTGTTTATTACAAGTCACTAAACAGGAAAATTGCATAAAAAACGGCATAGTTGGAAAAATAAAAAGGATTAATATCTATAAAGAATGGAGTAATGATATGAATACACCGTATTGCTGCCCCAATTGCAAAACGAATCGCAGTCGCTTTAATATTATTCAGCAAGTCCCTCAATCGGTTAAGTTAGATCCGCAAACCGGTACTGTTGTAGAGGAATACACATCCGAGAATTTATCCCCATTTCATATGGGATATTCTGGTCCTGATTATCGCATTCAATGCGCTGCATGTGGATTGGTTGAAGAGGAAAAAACATTTATTAAATTTGGGGAAATGAAGGGATAATTTCTTTTCATTCCTAAACCTATTAAAAAAGCATCCCGTCTTCTTATAATAAAAAGTACGGGATGTCTTTTATTTGGACAACTATTCTAACAGAGGTTTCTCAACAATTACCTTCCATCCTTCTAACGGTGAACTCCTAATCAGTAATAGCTCTTTTCTTACTCTTCTAGATTTTTCGTTTTTCACATACACATTGCAATCGATTGAAAGGTTCACTTGCAACTCTTGCTCATAATCTTCGTGCTCTAACTCTTTCATGTCCATCATTTTTATATTCTCTATCATCGTTAGTTCAGAAGACCAATCTTGCTTCGTTGAAATAGATTGTAGTATCGTTGTATCCTGCTCTTTTATGCCAGCAATAAATGCTGTAGCTACATCATTGGGATTCAATTGCTCTAAATACTCCGTTAATTGCCCTGCTGCTTTATAAACCATTAATTTATGGGAAAAATCCATCTTATCTGTTTTATGAGTTGTGCTTCCTAAAAAGTGAACACAAAAATGACCAGGAAAATTATTTGCCAAAGCACCTGCACCATGTGGCATTCCATGCATGGATGCAGCATACCATTGATCCTCTACCATGATGAGGACCGCTCTCCGACGCCAGCTCCACTTACCCTCATAAATATCCTTCATTATCTTTGTATCTTCTGTAGTAAGCGGCTGTACGTCTGCATGCTGGCTTCCTGCTCTTCGCTGAACGTTGAACTGCTTACCTGTTTCAATGTCCATAATTGTAAACTTGCTGTATCTAGGAAGCCATTCATTAATCATATCCCATGACAATAACTGAATGTCAAAACTAATTGGTGAGGAAGTATTTTCTCCTGTTGCTTTCACTATATGAGCGGAAGTTATGAAAGTACTACAAAATAGAAAAAGTAGAATTTTTTTATACACTGAGAACCACCTTCATTATAATTTTTCAATAATGAAAGTTTGCCCCATTTTCTCCTCTGTACTCTCGTGCACTTCGCATCACTAATAATTACCAATTAATGACACTATCGGTCATTTGCTTGTACTATCTACTATATATCCTAAATCTTATAAGAGGTTCAATTCATTCTCTACTTTTTTCCAATCGATATTTTCACCAATAAACACCATATTTAATGGCATATTCATTTCCTCTTGCATAAATAAAGGCATTCCGTATGAGTACTGAAACAAATCTGGATATTTGGCTTGATGAAATTTAACATAGCCCTTAATACGGTAAATTGTATTAGGAAGCTCTCTTAAAAAGAATTCAAATTGATCTGCTGCAATACTCTTTTTAAAGGTATATACAAACGTACTTAAATGTAAGGCATGAACCGATGTCTTGGTAATGCCACTATATATGTGACTTTCCATTTCCAGTAATTTTTCAAAAGGGAATTTAGAATAAGTTGTTAACACGGTAAATGCATGTGAGCAAATCGATTGCAGTTCAAACGTAATTTTTGCTTTTTCTGCTTCTGTTAATTGGTCTTCTTTATTAACGATTATTAAACTTG
Proteins encoded:
- a CDS encoding CobW family GTP-binding protein, which produces MKQTDIYVLSGFLGSGKTTLLKEILKKEKALGRKVAVLMNELGKISIDSNEIDGDIPLKELLGGCVCCTIQDEVEAQIQTLLVQEKPDVIYFETTGAAHPVETIDGILSPIFADQLRFKGIITVINGRQWLERSTLSAPIQQLIMEQARHASLIIVNKEDQLTEAEKAKITFELQSICSHAFTVLTTYSKFPFEKLLEMESHIYSGITKTSVHALHLSTFVYTFKKSIAADQFEFFLRELPNTIYRIKGYVKFHQAKYPDLFQYSYGMPLFMQEEMNMPLNMVFIGENIDWKKVENELNLL